A single genomic interval of Coccidioides posadasii str. Silveira chromosome 1, complete sequence harbors:
- the PCK1 gene encoding Protein kinase C-like 1 (EggNog:ENOG410PI78~COG:C~BUSCO:3777at33183), with amino-acid sequence MDPAPASSAPRATVNIPPNHPLPLDYFTSDFVRQQAAKQQHSNYHSTSLRNMVSTSVNRTALHPTGVQPGKGHTELEEELHETAHIDYERVAIIANPSVAALYEDALVYETGTAITSSGALTAYSGAKTGRSPLDKRIVKEETSENEIWWGPVNKPMTPEVWRINRERAVDYLNTRNRIYVIDGYAGWDERYRINVRVVCARAYHALFMRNMLIRPKREELQHFHPDYVIYNAGSFPANRWTEGMTSATSVAINFAEKEMVILGTEYAGEMKKGVFTVLFYEMPIKHNVLTLHSSANQGPDGDVTLFFGLSGTGKTTLSADPKRALIGDDEHCWSDRGVFNIEGGCYAKCIGLSAEKEPDIFNAIKFGSVLENVVFNPETRIVDYDDATLTENTRCAYPIEYIENAKIPCLAEQHPSNIILLTCDARGVLPPISKLTSEQTMFHFISGYTSKMAGTEDGVTEPQATFSSCFAQPFLALHPMRYARMLADKIAEHKANAWLLNTGWVGAGCTTGGKRCPLKYTRAILDAIHSGELAKVEYETYDTFNLHIPKSCPNVPSELLNPQRSWTGSASFKDEVNKLAELFNQNFTKYSAEATPEVLAAAPVVTGAEEAPVADKAAPVQVNGEQAQETTN; translated from the exons ATGGATCCCGCACCCGCATCTTCAGCTCCTCGTGCTACCGTTAATATACCCCCCAATCACCCACTTCCTCTTGACTATTTCACCTCAGATTTCGTTCGACAGCAAGCTGCCAAACAACAGCACTCGAACTACCATTCCACATCCCTGAGAAACATGGTGTCGACATCTGTCAATCGCACTGCGCTGCACCCCACTGGTGTTCA ACCAGGAAAGGGCCACACTGAGCTCGAGGAGGAGCTTCACGAAACAGCCCACATTGACTATGAAAGAGTAGCAATT ATCGCCAATCCTTCTGTTGCTGCTCTCTACGAAGATGCCCTCGTCTACGAGACCGGAACCGCTATCACATCCAGCGGAGCCCTGACCGCATACTCCGGAGCCAAAACTGGTAGATCACCCCTCGACAAGAGAATTGTCAAAGAAGAAACATCAGAGAATGAGATCTGGTGGGGTCCAGTCAACAAGCCCATGACCCCTGAG GTCTGGAGAATCAACCGAGAGAGAGCCGTCGATTACCTCAACACAAGAAACCGAATCTACGTGATTGATGGCTATGCCGGCTGGGATGAGCGCTACCGCATCAACGTCCGCGTCGTTTGCGCACGTGCTTACCATGCTCTGTTCATGCGTAACATGCTTATCCGTCCCAAGCGGGAGGAGCTACAGCATTTCCACCCAGACTATGTCATCTACAACGCCGGATCTTTCCCCGCAAACAGATGGACTGAGGGTATGACATCGGCTACCTCCGTTGCCATTAACTTTGCCGAGAAGGAGATGGTCATCCTTGGCACAGAGTATGCCGGAGAGATGAAGAAGGGTGTCTTCACGGTTCTCTTCTATGAGATGCCAATCAAGCACAACGTCCTCACCCTCCACTCCTCTGCCAACCAAGGCCCAGATGGTGATGTTACCCTCTTCTTCGGCTTGTCTGGTACCGGAAAGACAACCCTCTCTGCCGACCCCAAGCGTGCATTGATTGGTGACGACGAGCACTGTTGGAGCGACCGTGGTGTCTTCAACATCGAGGGCGGA TGCTACGCCAAGTGCATTGGTCTATCCGCAGAGAAGGAACCTGATATCTTCAACGCTATCAAGTTCGGATCTGTCTTGGAGAATGTTGTCTTCAACCCAGAGACGCGTATCGTGGACTACGATGATGCTACCTTGACCGAGAATACCAGATG CGCCTATCCCATTGAATATATCGAGAACGCCAAGATTCCATGCCTGGCTGAGCAGCACCCATCCAACATCATCCTCCTTACTTGCGATGCCCGTGGCGTTCTTCCACCGATCTCCAAGCTCACCAGCGAACAGACCATGTTCCACTTCATTTCCGGTTACACCTCCAAGATGGCTGGCACTGAGGACGGTGTCACTGAGCCCCAAGCTACCTTCTCTTCCTGCTTCGCTCAACCATTCTTGGCTCTCCACCCAATGCGCTATGCTCGCATGCTCGCTGACAAGATTGCTGAGCACAAGGCTAACGCTTGGTTGTTGAACACCGGCTGGGTTGGTGCTGGCTGCACCACTGGTGGCAAGCGTTGCCCACTCAAGTACACTCGTGCCATCCTTGATGCGATCCACTCCGGTGAACTCGCCAAGGTCGAGTACGAGACCTACGACACCTTCAACCTTCACATCCCCAAGTCCTGCCCCAATGTTCCTAGCGAGCTGCTGAACCCACAGAGAAGCTGGACCGGCTCCGCCAGCTTCAAGGATGAAGTCAACAagctggctgagctcttCAACCAGAACTTCACCAAGTACAGCGCGGAAGCCACCCCAGAGGTCCTCGCCGCTGCTCCAGTTGTCACTGGTGCAGAGGAGGCACCGGTCGCTGATAAGGCCGCTCCCGTTCAAGTCAACGGCGAACAGGCCCAGGAGACCACAAATTGA